The Dehalococcoidia bacterium region GGTGGGCGTGAGGATGCGGGCGTGTGTGAGGGCGAGTAGATAGGACGAAGGGCTCATCGATTCCTCCGCGACGGGCAGGGCCGTTCACGTATATTATCGACTGCTTCTGTTCCGAACCGTGGCGGCGCCTACCACTGGCGGTAGCGGTTGGCGATGGGGAGACGCCGGTCGCGGCCGAAGGCGCGGGGCGTGATCTTGACGCCCGGAGGCGCTTGCCGCCGCTTGTACTCGTTCCGGTCGACCATCGTGATCACGCGCTTCACCGTCGTTTCGTCAAAGCCCATGGCGACGATCTCGGCGAGGCTCTTGTCCTCCTCCACGTACGCCTGGAGTATGGGGTCGAGCACCTCGTAGGGGGGAAGCGTGTCCTGGTCGACCTGGCCTGGCCGTAGCTCCGCCGAAGGCACTTTCGTGAAGACGGTCTCGGGAATGAGGGCGCGGCCCTCGCGCGCGTTCCGGTACTCCGCCAGCTTGTACACGAGAGTCTTGGGGACGTCCTTTATCACCGCGAAGCCGCCCGCCATGTCGCCGTAGAGGGTGGAGTAGCCGGTCGCCATCTCGCTCTTGTTGCCGGTCACGAGGACGAGCCAGCCGAACTTGTTGGACAGCCCCATAAGGATGTTGCCGCGGATCCGCGTCTGGATGTTCTCCTCCGCCACGTCGAATTCAGTGCCCGCGAACTCGGGCTCGAGCATGTGCAGGTACGCCGAGAACGCCTCCTCGATGGGGATGGACTTAAGCTCGATGCCGAGGTTCTCCGCCAGCGCTTCCGCGTCGCGGCGCGAGCCGGGCGAGGAGAAGCGCGAAGGCATGGAGACGCCGACCACGTTCTCGGCACCCAGGGCATCGACGGCGACGACGGCGACAAGGCTGGAATCGACGCCGCCCGAGAGGCCGATGACTACTTTGCGAAAGCCGTTCTTGTGGACGTAGTCGCGCGTCCCCAACACAAGGGCGGCGTACACTTCGGCGACATCGTCCAGCGGCTCGACGGGCCGCGCGGCCAGCGTCGGCTTGTCGGGATGCAACGGCTCTGCGGACACCCGGACCTTCGCCGGCGAATTGACTGCCAGCGCCGTCCTCTCCTTGCGCCGGCGGGGCCCGCGCAATCGGGCCTGCATCACTTCGTCGAGGTTGAGGTCGCACACCAGGAGGTCTTCTTCGAAGGGGAGCGCCCGCGCCAGGACCCGGCCTTCGGGGTCGAAGACCAGGCTGTTGCCGTCGAAGACCAGCTCGTCCTGTCCGCCCACCAGGTTCAGATAGCAGAGCATGACGGTGCCGTCGCTGGCGCGGGTGGAGAGCATGCGCTCGCGGGAGAGGCGCTTGCCGGCTTGGAAGGGGGAAGAGCTAACGTTAAGGATGACTTCCGCCCCCGCAAACGACTGCGCCTGCGCCGGCCCTTCGGGGTACCAGATGTCCTCGCAGATGTTCACGCCGACCTCGACGCCCGCTATCTCGTGAATTGAACAGCCGCTGCCGGGAGTGAAGTAGCGGTCCTCATCGAAGACGCCGTAGTTGGGGAGGTACTGCTTGCGGTAGACGTCGACGAGGCGGCCGTCGTGGATGACGGCGGCGGCGTTGTAGATCTCACCGTCGGAGTCGACGAAGCCGACGACGGCGGTGACGCCCGTGGTCTTGCCGACGACCTCCTGGAGGGCGTCGAGGTTGTTGCGGATAAACTGAGGACGCAAGATGAGGTCTTCAGGCGGGTAGCCGGTGATGGCGAGCTCAGGGAAAGCGACGACGTCGACGGCGAGGGCGCGGGCGCAGTCAATGTAGCGCACTATCTTTTCGACATTGCCCTTGAGGTCGCCTACGGTGACGTTGACCTGAGCGAGGCCGACGCGGAGGTTGCGCATGGGCGTCTCAATCGAGATTAGCGCTTCCCGAAACGCAGGTCAAGGCGCGGA contains the following coding sequences:
- a CDS encoding NAD+ synthase, translated to MRNLRVGLAQVNVTVGDLKGNVEKIVRYIDCARALAVDVVAFPELAITGYPPEDLILRPQFIRNNLDALQEVVGKTTGVTAVVGFVDSDGEIYNAAAVIHDGRLVDVYRKQYLPNYGVFDEDRYFTPGSGCSIHEIAGVEVGVNICEDIWYPEGPAQAQSFAGAEVILNVSSSPFQAGKRLSRERMLSTRASDGTVMLCYLNLVGGQDELVFDGNSLVFDPEGRVLARALPFEEDLLVCDLNLDEVMQARLRGPRRRKERTALAVNSPAKVRVSAEPLHPDKPTLAARPVEPLDDVAEVYAALVLGTRDYVHKNGFRKVVIGLSGGVDSSLVAVVAVDALGAENVVGVSMPSRFSSPGSRRDAEALAENLGIELKSIPIEEAFSAYLHMLEPEFAGTEFDVAEENIQTRIRGNILMGLSNKFGWLVLVTGNKSEMATGYSTLYGDMAGGFAVIKDVPKTLVYKLAEYRNAREGRALIPETVFTKVPSAELRPGQVDQDTLPPYEVLDPILQAYVEEDKSLAEIVAMGFDETTVKRVITMVDRNEYKRRQAPPGVKITPRAFGRDRRLPIANRYRQW